TGTTTTTACAATtgttgacttttcagagtcagttaaatctctttttagCCCATTCTGCCTGAGGAAAAGAgtctaataattatgcacaccttgagggttgatctccttaggccacaccctccctcattacacaaattcACATCACCTGATTGTCACGGGACGCCCCCCACTTATTTCACCCTTATTTGTAGCCACTCCCTACGTGATAGCaagcacctgcacggggtttaacgtcttgtgttctgtctatttaaacctctgttagtgtgtgcatcgtgttggtcgttgtttgtttgctgatgtatgtaaaacGTTTGTGTAGCCACTGTTAAATGTTACTGTAGCCTGTGTCTAGTTAAATGTATAGCCACTGTTAAATGTTACTGTAGCCTGTGTctagttaaatgtataagtcatgtccgtcgttaatgttgtgtgtgagtgccatcgttatagtatgtgttctatgttaataaatatacgttactgtcgagggagtctgtgcgtcctgtttcACGCCCAtgggcactcgggccagcagcaacgttacaccgatatgcttaaatccaataagcattcaagtttatacagtttggagttggaaaatacgcataaaaatgatgatatggtcaaaatactctcttgcctaataattgtgcacacagtgtagtaTTTAGACTCAAGTAAGTCTGTTGAAATCATTTAATATAAGATATTAAACTGCATGGTAATCAATGATAATGGATAGAAATCAGCTTAATAAAGCAATCATTTTGATTAGGTTATCAAATATTTTACAGGTAACCAGTAATACATCTCAGaatgcatattaaaaatattaatctgATAACAGGCAGACCAGCAAATTCAGGCATTTATAGGAGTTTATATCCTATAGATCAGCTATGATGTATTACTATGTAATAACTATTAAAGTGCACTGCAAAACTAACATATACTGGGAAAAACttacatatgtgtttgtgtatatgtatgtgtttgtccagGCATTTATAGTAAAGTGCCAGAACATTGACTTCGCTAATTTATTGGCTAATGGGAGCACGAATGCTGCTCTTGTTAAAATTCAAATATCTTCAGTAGTAGGCTAATTACTGGTGTATTTAACataaagaaatataaagaaaactGCTGTCTAAAGTAGTGCTCACTTTGTGGCATTATACCATGTGTTCAGAAATAAATTATATAGAGAATATACTTAGTATAGGGAGTTCATCTTCCAGGAATTCTTTCTTACTTCTTAGTCCaaacatatttcattattattactacagcCACTAGGGCAGCACCAGCAATCAGCAGCACAGGGAGCTCATTCCAGGCAGTGGGGGAAGTAGGCTGAGACTTGGTTGTTAGAGGAGTTTCTTCAGTTGGTGACGCTGAAAATTCTTGGCAAACACTGGATTTATCAGCACATTCTGATTTAGAACTAGCAAGGCTCTCTGGTGCTGGCGCTGTGAGAATAGCTGGCATGGAGAACAAAGGAAGTTCCTGTGGGTACGGAAGGTGATGTACTACATCCGAGACCATTTCTGGCATGGAGAAGAAGTCAGGGGACTCAAGGATAGGGGTGGCAGGGGTAAAGGTTGTCTGTGGAATCCCCTCCATCATGTCTTCCACTTCAGGCTCCTCCACACACATCAGGAGCTCTACTGCCTCTGGAGGCTCAAGGTCGGACTCCTCTAAGGACAGAACAGGTGAAGCTCTCGCATCGAACTCTGCCGTTGTCTCTGTGAGCTCCTTGTTGCTCAACCAGCTGTGCTTAAGCTCTGGCTCCACCTCCTCAATTGATTCCTCTCTCTGTAAGAGCCCTGCCTCCTTTTGCCACAGCTGGATGATGTCAGGTGTGGTAGGGTGGCGTCCGCTGAGTTCTTGCGGAAGCAGGGCCATCTCCCTGGAGTCCGTGGTCGTGGATTTAGGCTGAGTGACACTCATAGAGGCCCAGGATTCAGCCATGTTGTTACTCAGGATGTATGTATACTGTAGCTTTTCCCTGAATTATAGCCCTGGGCTGGACTGGGCCACTTGAGTTTCCTGTCTTCAAACAGGATGGAAACTTGATGACTGCCCTCAAAGAAGTCACTTCGATACTTCTTTATCACATGGATCTGTCATATAATGAGATCGAAAGATAATTGCTTTGGTCATATGAATCTGTATAGATTTACTCACTTTTTAACATACTTTTAATGACCTTCAAATATGTTCATGGTCTCACCCCACTGTAGTCACTCAGTGAACTGATATTAGGTACAAAATGTTTCTGCAAAAATTCTTAAATCTACAATAAAATGCTGGCCATACCTGTTACCCAGCTAGAGTGCCAAGGCAGACTTTTCTTACTATGGTCCTATATAAACCTAAGATTTGGAATTTCTGAAGGCTCTTGAAAATTTGGACACATTTAAAAGGGTAAAGACCTATCTGTTTTGATTAGCTTTTAattacaaatttttattttgattttatctTATTTCATTCAATTTCTTCTTTATCTTACTGTAAAGCAATTTGTAAACCTTGTTTACTATATAAATAGAGATATTATTATTGCTAAAGTGACACATTTCATCCCAAAACTCTATACCCCTGAACTTGGGCCTACAGGTGGTCTCTTTTTGGGTCTTCATTACTTGAGACAATAATTGCTTTCTTCAGtagataataatataaaattaaagatGATCCACTCAATTGTCTCTCAGTAGACCTTAAAGCCTCCTGTTTAGGTGAGTATAACAATGagtaattgtaaaaaaaaaaaaaaaactgactcGATCATTTTTAAGTCAACACGGgaaacaagaaaacatgaagAACTTTGTAGGACTTTGTTGATACAAACCTATTCAACAACAGAGTGACCATTCTGAACCTTTTAATGTTTACTCATAAAAATAaaggcaaaggaaaaaaaacatctgtccCAATCTACCACTGCATTCTCTTCTATATATAGGTTTGCGTGTACACATCCTACTATGTAAAACCTTACTGTGAACATTGCCATCTGCCCCCATGAGTGGAAGCTATTCCAGATATTTTACATGGCATTACAGAGAGGACATGGAAGCCATGCTAAGGGATCGGCAGCTCtcccacagaaacacaccagtGATCAGGTCCTTAAAGTGGGCGACTTCTGCTCTTAGACAACACCTTTATATTTGTAACATTGTAAGGACAAAACATTTGTGCTAGCCAGTGCTACAGCCTATGAAAAACTCTACTACACTAAAAATATTTGAGCTGAAAATAGCAGCCCTGCATTGACAGTAGATTTTTCACTAtcagagcaggaaaaaaagtaGATTAATGAAAATGATGTCTGAATGGGAACAAagaacaatataaatatatctgtattcctaattcagatttttttcaaacTATCTGACCTCCTGTGACAGCCTGTCTTCCCTCACACAAGTGGCCTAGAATGCAGTGTCCATACTgcaaaaaattcaaaataactGTGGACTAAATGCTCAAACCACATGTCACTTATACTGTGTAGTCACTTACTGAGATGCTTCCATTAAATCTTAGGATGTATCACATTAGATCTGATTCATAACGTCACGTATGGTTAGGTCAACGTGTTCTTGTGTAAATATACAGAGTGAGTTAAAGGTGACATAGATAGAGAGTCACTGTCAGTGGTATCATTACAAAAGAACTTATGCAGCCATGTTAACATTTGAACTGCAAATCTCTTTTACACAGAGGTTGAATCCAACAAATTATTCCTTAAATGTTTATTGAAGTACTCCAGCTAGTACTCCACTTGTTCATAGACTGGATAGCCTAAGAAGTACTTAGAACATTTGTGAGCAATCAAAAACCTATAATTTCTAAATCTGAGACAGACaacagaatttttttattttattttggacaTGTTCAAGTGTTTACTGTGGTACTGATGGCACACATTTGGTGAGTTAAATAATTCGGTTTGCTGCACATTTTGACACAGTCTAATTAAAGGGGCAGATACCATCAGTGTAGACCACTGGACTTGAGCATTCTGATGAATACAGTAATTAACTGTATTCTACTAAATGATGAGGCAAGGTAAGAGATCACTACTGATTAGAGACGCCAGATGTTAAAAAGGATATAGCGTAGTTATGAAACATTAATCTGAATATAAATGCCTTTGACTGGAAAGGACCAAGAGGTTCAAGTCTGAATTGTAACCTCTGCAGTCTTCATTGGCCAATGTAAGAGATACCAACCGAGCTGAATGTTATAAACAAGAGAAACTGAATAATAAGATCTTAAGATCCAAATGACACTCCATCTTATAAAGATCAAAAGACCAATGGATTGAAGAATAATACTGTTCAGCCTAAACCCAAGAAATAGTGGTTAAATCATATTACAGAGAAAAAGATAAGTCTCCCAGTTCTTGATGTGACAACAAACTTACTAGAagaacaaacacaatacacaatgtACTATAGTCCACACAGACTATagtccacacagacacacacacacacacacacacactggtgtacGTTATTTAAAGTTTACTGCAATCAAACCTGCTGAAAATGTTCTGTCTTACCTGAAAAAGATGTCTTACCTTTTCCACAAAGCATCAAATTAGACTATCGGAAAACCTTTGAATTTCACGCAACACATACATTGGGACTAGAAGGCAACTGCAGCCGCCAAATGCAGCAGCACGCCCGATCCGCTCTCGCCCTCCGtcccctccactcccctcccctccgtCTTCCTGCCATTTGAGTGgaaccgccccccccccccccccccccccgtaatCCTGTTCTAAATTCAGTAACATGACAACGTATTACCGCCTGCGTGTCCATAGTTACTATATCTCgaaaaataagaaatacaaataaaatatattttacatataaaatacacaacGCACGACAAATACAAAGCATGGACATTAAAACTAGAGCAAGTTGTTATACACATCGAATATATTTACAATGAGTGAATTTGTCCGAGaaaaaataaactgtataacatgtttttaaaccacTGAAGCATTTTAAACGCGTACAATTCGTCTCCATTATAACCTAAACCAGCTTGTCATTTTCTTGATAGTTTACGCGCACTGTCCTCTCATTGGCGCTTGGGAGAGGAAGTAAACGTCATGTGATGCTCGCGCCCTGTTGACTGAGAATCAGCTGATCCTTTCAGGATCATTTTGTTCGTCACGATTTTACTTGAAATGTTACATATGTTCTGTCTTAGTAGCTAGAGTTTATTTTAATAGACCTGGAAAATAACTTGAACATTTTGCACAATTTTGAACAATATTAACCGCTATCTTTCTGTACAAGAAATTTAAAATCCTCTTATACGGACAGCAACCATGGCGCTTAGCGATGCGGACGTTCAGAAGCAGGTATGTGCGCTGAAGTCTGTAGCTGTAACCTTCATAACCGTTAAGGGCAGCATCGCAAATAATTTGTGAGTATATTAGATTTTAAATTGGTGTAGCGAGACTACACAGAAATTATTTGTCAATGCGGCCTATCCTTTAAgggttttctgtctttgttacatttacacaaacGTTAGCACTGGATGTGCAGAGCAAAGCACAGGAGCAAACGTCCATTGCCGAAACAAATCATCGTATGTAATTACTGTTTATGTAATTACTGCTTAAAGACTATATTACTTGAAaatttttatttgaacaaagaatatatatatatatatatatatatatatcttttttcccttctttgtATCTCTAGCCCTAGGGTTTTGTAAATTAAATCACtgaaacacacgcacatcaaCAGCACCTAATGAAACAttgaacaaacactgaaaatatcTAAATGTCTCCAATGAATGCCTGCCATAAATATATCTCTTCAGTAGATACAATCTCTGTGAaattcagattcagaaaatTTGCTGCAGATTTCTTGCATTCTACAGTTAGAATTAATGAATagtccttatttatttttagtggcCTCTGCTCATTCTTGCAGAGAAGTTAGCAGGTTTATTTTCCAGGGAATCAGTCAGTGAGAGCAATGGTGAGTTAAGATGACTGATTTTAGTGTCACCTAATGTTCACTCTGTTCCGTCTCTCACCAGATCAAGCACATGATGGCTTTCATTGAGCAGGAGGCCAATGAAAAGGCAGAAGAGATTGATGCCAAGGTAAACCTCTAGAAAATAATTACTCAAAATGGCTGATATTTAGTGATAAATGTTTATGGGCTCTTAAATTTGACAataaaagagacaaaaatgtgttaatttgttattaaatataaagttattaaatataatgctatgttgctgttgttataTTTGTCATATGCTTGTGGAAACCTAAACCAAAACTGTCTCCACCTGTAGGCAGAAGAAGAGTTTAACATTGAGAAAGGTCGTCTGGTGCAGACCCAGAGGCTGAAAATCATGGAGTACTATGAAAAGAAGGAGAAACAAATTGAGCAGCAGAAGAAAATGTGAGTCATATTCTCTGCAGAGAGAAGTGGATGTGTGACTCAAATTCATATTACTAAAATGATCATCCAGCACAAGCAAAGATAATCTGATGGATATGTATGTAGTTCTTAGGATGGGCCTGCTTGGAGGCTGTATAAAGGAATAATGATTGGTCATTCTCCTACTCTCCTGCAGTCAGATGTCAAACCTGATGAACCAGGCCAGGCTGAAGGTGCTGAAGGCTCGCGATGACATGATTTCGGTTTGTCCTGCTTCCGTTTTCTGCACACAGGGTGGGACGGGGCGTTCAGGAGCACTGGACAGCACTCGCGTTTCTAACCTGTCTTGCAATGGCATTTCTATGCAGGACATGTTAAATGAAG
This region of Electrophorus electricus isolate fEleEle1 chromosome 2, fEleEle1.pri, whole genome shotgun sequence genomic DNA includes:
- the si:ch211-214j24.14 gene encoding uncharacterized protein si:ch211-214j24.14, with the translated sequence MAESWASMSVTQPKSTTTDSREMALLPQELSGRHPTTPDIIQLWQKEAGLLQREESIEEVEPELKHSWLSNKELTETTAEFDARASPVLSLEESDLEPPEAVELLMCVEEPEVEDMMEGIPQTTFTPATPILESPDFFSMPEMVSDVVHHLPYPQELPLFSMPAILTAPAPESLASSKSECADKSSVCQEFSASPTEETPLTTKSQPTSPTAWNELPVLLIAGAALVAVVIIMKYVWTKK